The Branchiostoma lanceolatum isolate klBraLanc5 chromosome 1, klBraLanc5.hap2, whole genome shotgun sequence genomic sequence GATTCGAACTGCCCGacctcactcactaactcactcactcactcgtacTCACTCACtcgtactcactcactcactcactcactcactcactcactcaaccaaccaatcaatcaatcaatcaatcaatcaatcgatcaaccaatcaatcaatcgatcaatccatcactttctcattcattcattcactcaatcaTTTTTATTCAATTACACACTCAACtcatgcactcactcactcacttactcactcaaccaatcaatcaatcaatcaatccctTTCTCATTCACTCAATCATTTTTTCAATTACACACTCAACtcatgcactcactcactcaatcattcATTTAGACATCTGCTATAATGTACCGTACCTGTTCTTCACAATCCAGTAGTCCTTGCCATCATGTTCATCCCTAAACCCAATGACGAGTAGGGCGTGGTCCAGGTATCTGCCATTATGATCCGTGGGACAACTGTTGTAAATACCTGGAAAGATACGAAAAAGAAGTGGGGTTATTTTGTCACATCTGTCCGTAATTTCTGCTCACAGAAAATCATATTGTCTTCTCTTACTAGATGAACAGACGGTGACAATAGAACCCTTCCTCCTGTCAAAAGTAGGATTAACATGTGTTAACAACATACAAGGACTATTTTCCGTCACACGCCCTTTCTACTAGAGGATTCAAGgggctgcgaccgctgagcgaccaaacatttgacagatcgctcaacaaattttatagataaagaacgaacgTTTTacgctgtgtgttttgttgtcatcgTTAACTTTTACAACTTGCAACATGAAACCAAGGGCCatcacacaaatctaattttggtcgcTCTACGGTAGCTCAGCAATCGTCGTCTTGTGGCCTTAGGGACCTTAAGCCctcgtcacaaataagaaattcagctggGCCGACgcgttggcgagcttcaaatgtgcattttcggcttcgggtgatttttagaaatcagagTTGATCCGAATATATACCTTTTACCACGtttccaagagatggtaccatctcatgggggatttttcagcttttagtgttcgacggacgtcacccgagattttcagtggaaaatacggtcgacgctcgggcgattttgaaattcggcgaccttcgggcgatctacaaattcggccgacgcttgcatgaattgtgacgccgacTTAAGCGTACAGGTTGGGTGACCGAGGAAAAGCCAAGAATCGAACTCTCAACCCTGTGATCCAGGCTCACTAACACTGGATCACAAACACCGCACTTTTTGTTTTCCCGATGTTTGATCAAACGCATGCCGTACCCTACCTGACTTGTAGAGGTAGAAGTCCTTCTGAGACCCATGTATACTGGCAGCCACAGGTCCCACATCCGCCACAGCGTCCTTCAGATCAGCCTCGATGCCCCTCTCTATCTTATAGATATTACTTACTCTCACTGATGCCACCTTCTTATATTTGCAATTCTTGTTCTTCTTGCCCTGTGGACGAAATATAATGCTTGTGTGCTTAACTGAATCCCAATCAAAGCAAGAAATACCACAGAATCTATGACTTGATTCAAAATCAAGTCACTCTACTGTTTTCCATAACTAGTATATGAAATGAAGGCGGATCACATATACAAAACTTAATAGTTACAATAATTTGTTATAGTCTGTCTAATAGTATGTATTTTCTGCCTTCCTACGGGACATTGGACCTGTGCCAAGCCTTCGGCAATGACGTTGGGGACGGGCCAAACCGGCGTCCCCATCCTGCAagtctccggttacaccatTTTCCACCACCCGGGCCCACACTTGCATCGGCCAGCGAGAACAAACTTGCATACACGCCGGGACAACCAAACAGACAATACCTATACATGAACTTCCAAATATCGTACCGCGTATGGGTAGTTCTCCTCGGTCATAAGCGATGTTCTCTTGGCGTACATGAAACAGTTCCTGACCGTGCCGCCGGTACAGCCTTTGTTCCCGTAGCCCCCCGTACAGTCCACGAACTGCTGAGCACTCCGCCTGGTAAGGGAGTGGCCGGCAATGGCGAAATAGGACTCAATAGCCTCAACCTGAAAATACAAACCCCGCTAGAACAACTAGTATAGATGCCTAATACTAGCTTAGTATAGCAAACATCGAAAGGAATTCACAATATACAAGTAGTTTAATGATCCAGTGGAGTGGGACTTTCTGTTTCTGGAGCCATTAGAATGCcaatcagcaccacggacaggccCAGTGGTATTCTTTTGAGTCTCTGGTGGACGTTTTTTTGACAACGTTCTGTTCTCCGGTAGTTTTTACGGGGCTATAATTTTCGAGAAGATGGCCATCCTCGTCCGGCGGATCTGCAACTGAGTCTATAGTGGTGGTAGTCAAACTTTCGCTTAGAAGAAAATCAAGCAGACTTGTAAAGCTATCGGATCGGTATGAACTTGTTAGTTTACACAACTTTTAATCGAAGTCCACAAAATGTTCAGAAAAGCTCACCGCAGCAAAGGCATAACAGGAGTTGCAGTTCCCCTGCAAAAAGAGAAATATTACTTATTACATACTATACAGGTTTGCTCACTTACTTGAGCATTTTTGTAACTTATAAGTCACTGAAATTGTATTGGGATTTGGCACTTGCTATCGTTATTTGCTCTGTCACAAATAGAGAtaatcaaatattcttaacatgatttgttactcaaaacaccCTCAAAAAGTAACAGAAATGTGACCATAAAATGGTTCCATATTCCACCCCTGCCCTACCTGGTTGCGTACTTCTTTCGTTATGACACCGTAATCTCGCCAGTCTTTGTATTCCATGTTGGCATTACTCTCTGAAGAAGGCACGTGGGTCTTAAGGTTGTCCAGAGACGAATTCTGGCTGTTCAAAATCCTTGCGACGTCTGACCGAGATTGGGCGAACTCTTCCGGAGTCTGCAACATGATGAAATTAGTTTTTCACGACTCTAGTCAACATCATATCACATTAACACTATGTATAGGCGTGGTATCTCAGTGTGAATGGTATTCATTACATTATGACATCGACTACGTATAGTTTTCTTATTGTTATCGTGTCATGGTGGTGTGCAATTCGTTCGCAACTCGTTGCCCCAAAACACAGTAGGGACATTGTCTGTagatgacttttttttaaagacaactagatgtgcaaaggttagatgtgaaaGATTGGTCAGTGTAAtgctgccgtgccgcgtgcctggAAAGCTGGTGTGCCTCGCCGGAGGGCCGTTATGCCGGCTATTTCATCATGAAGATAGCCCAAAGTAGGAGGTTCTACAAGCATGGTTTTACCCACCATATCAGCGAAAGGCGTGACGCCCAGTCTGTAGGAGTGCAGCCCTCGGTCAGCCTCCTGGTTGTGTCTGGAAATATACTCCAAGTTCTCGCCGAAGATTTTCGCCTTGCGAGCCTCCTCTTCTCGTGTCATGTACACTTTTGCTGGTTGGAAAAGGAAATAAAATACCGGCGCTACGGGTGAGCAACACTGCATATTCTTGGACTATCTTTTTTGAAGTCTTGAGGGCCACT encodes the following:
- the LOC136434182 gene encoding cathepsin L-like; this translates as MKWAVVIGLLVVMTTGEAIRNSTEWLKYEEEWTRYKTKFAKVYMTREEEARKAKIFGENLEYISRHNQEADRGLHSYRLGVTPFADMTPEEFAQSRSDVARILNSQNSSLDNLKTHVPSSESNANMEYKDWRDYGVITKEVRNQGNCNSCYAFAAVEAIESYFAIAGHSLTRRSAQQFVDCTGGYGNKGCTGGTVRNCFMYAKRTSLMTEENYPYAGKKNKNCKYKKVASVRVSNIYKIERGIEADLKDAVADVGPVAASIHGSQKDFYLYKSGIYNSCPTDHNGRYLDHALLVIGFRDEHDGKDYWIVKNSWGTGWGEGGYGKIAMNRQNMCGIADRATYATVRKK